DNA from Polaribacter sp. NJDZ03:
TTGGGTTTGCTCTATAGTAATAATAATTATGGTCTTCTCTAATTTTAGAGTAATGTCTAGAAAAATCTCTGTGTGAAAAATAAGAATTATTATAATCAAATATATTTCCAATATTTAAGTTGACTCTTATACCGTTATGGTGATAATAATTATCTTTTACATTTCCGTAAAATTCAGGGTTTCCCCAATAATCATATCTAATTTTTAAATTTCCTACATCGGTTAATTGTCCTCTATAGTACTTCATAAAAACGTTTCCAATTCTGGTTACATTTCCATAATGATCATAGTTTATAAAAGAGTTTCCTATTCTTTGAATTCTACCTCTATAATCTCTAGTTATGTATACACCTTTTCTATTTCTATTAGAAGTATAATGCGTATTAAAATCAAATTCACCGTTGGTAAAAATAAAGAATTCAACATCGCGTTCTATAAAATTTACTGTATTTTCGTATGAGTAATTAAACCTAATTTTATTAGGTATTTCTTTATTGTTTTCTGCTTTAGTAGTTGCTACAAGAAAGAACATTCCTATGAATATAAGTATACCTTTTTTCATAATATATGGTTTTAGGGTTTTGCTTACTCTAATATACTTTTCAGCTTCCGTATTTGATTATTATAATTTCAAAGAACGTGCCAAAAAAGGAAATAGGCATTTACTGGTCTTAGATATACTTTTTTACTTACTATTTAATTTATTGATTATGAATTAATTAGCTTAATGTTTGTGTTTTATTAGAAAATATAGATAAGAACTCGTAAATTCATGAAAAAATTAACGACAAAAAGGAAAATTATTTTTTATGATTGAAGCTATTGAGAAAAACTTACAGAGAGGTATCTCTTTATTAAATACAATTTCTAATGAACAATATTCAGACAACTCGGTAGCTCCTTATTACTCTAGCATAGGTTGCCATATGCGTCATATTTTAGACGTATTTTCTTGTATTTTAGACGGATTAGAGACAAAGTCTATTTACCTAAATAAAAGAAACAGAAACGAATTATTAGAATTACATACTCAATTAGGTATTGAATATTTTAATGAAACAATTTATAAATTAAAAGAAATTAATACGCTAGATTTAGAAAATACAGTATTGGTTACGGATGATTTAGGTTTGGGAGTAAAGTCGGTAAATTATACCCTAGCAGCTATATTAATGCAAGCACACAGTCATGCAATTCATCATTTTGCTAGTATTGGTTATATTATTTATCAATTAGGAATAGAATTACCAGACGCAGATTTTGGTTTTAATCCAACAACACCAAAAGTAACTATAGAAAGAAGTTAAAACCTATTTAAGGCGTTAATTTGTAAAATATACAACTTATTGTTTTGCATAATAACAGCTTCTTTACAATTGGTAGGATACATAAATTGATGCTCTTCTAAATAATTAAAACATTTTTTATCAATGCTAAAATTAGCATAAAAATCTTTTGTTCCTTCAGAATCAAATCTAGATATGCTATAGGTTTCAGCATCAATTTGTGCTTCAATCTTAAACCAGGCACCACTTCCAATTCCGCCCAACCAAGTACCTTTTTTTAATTCAAAAACCTTTTTATTTGGATGCTCTGTGCCAATTAAGTTAGGTTCAATATCAAATTTATTAAAAAAAGAAGTATTGTATTCTTTAAGAATAGATCTATTCTTATAATCTTCAATTTTTTGATTGTAAATACTATGAATAAGGTTATCCGTATTTCCCTTAATTACATTTCCAATAGGGCTTGGTGTTAGTAAATTAGATCTTTTTAACAGCTTTCTAATTTTTTTATTTGAAGAAGAGGCAATAATTGTATCTGTTACAAAACGAGCACAATTGGTACCATTTTTTATAAAAGCTCCGTATGGAATTTCTTTTTCATTTATTAATTGAAAAATATAATTATTCGCTTTTTCAAAATCAATCTCAGTATGCATACTTGCAACCAATCTTCCGTCTCCATGTGTCTTTTCAGGGTGCTTTTCAATCCAAAGTAAAATTTCTTTTAAGTTGGTTAATTTTGCATTTTCAAATTCAGCATTTATAGAAACCAAAAGCTCGGGATCTGTTTCTTTAGATCTAACACGGCCATTAGTGTAACTTGTAATATACCTGCCAAAATCGAAATAATTAATTTCAGTTTCGTCTTTTTTTATCAACAATAATGCCGCATGACCAGCTTGCACAGCGTGCTTACTACCAATACCAATTAGGGGCCATATTTTACTAGAAGGCTCCCAATAAGCAGGCCTTACAACAGTGTCTGGGTAAGAGAGAATTACTATAATTCCGTTAGTCTTGTCTGTACTCATTAATTATTAAAAATAGCTTTTAGTAGAATGTTAAAAGTTTTAAAAGCAAAGTACAAGGTAAATATAATTATAATTACAGCAGCAAATAGAATAAGGTAAGAGAGGTATGCTTGAGGTGTATTGTTAAACTTTTTTAAAGCTTTAAAACCCATTGTAAGTGATACAGGTGAAGCTATAAAAAGAATAAGTAAAATACTTAAATTTCTTAAACCCTTACCCAATAAGTTATAATTAGTACTCATTTTTATAGTTTTTAAGGACGTTTCTAACATTACCATATTTAGTAAGTAACGCACTTGCCTCGGTTTGGTCTATATTTAGTTCTAAAACTAACATTTTTTCACCTCTTTCTACCAATTTTTTGTTAGAAAGTTGCATGTCTACCATTTTATTGCCCTTAATTTTACCTAATAAAATCATGGTTGCTGTAGAAAGCATATTTAGCACTAATTTCTGAGCAGTTCCTGCTTTCATCCTAGAGCTTCCGGTTACAAATTCGGGTCCCACAACCACTTCTATAGGAAATTGAGCAACGTTGCCTAAAGGACTATTTTTATTACAAGCAATACACCCCGTAACAATATTGTTTTTATTACATGCTTCCAAAGCAGAAATCACATAAGGTGTGGTGCCAGAAGCAGCAATACCAACAACCACATCTTTACTAGAAATATGGTGCGCCTGTAAATCTAACCAACCTTGGTTTTTAGAATCTTCTGCAAATTCTACAGCATTTCTAATAGCAGTATCTCCACCAGCAATAATACCAACAACCATTTCTGGCGAAACACCAAAAGTAGGCGGACATTCAGAGGCATCTAAAACACCCAATCTGCCCGATGTACCTGCCCCTAAATAGAAAATCCTTCCACCGTTTTGTAATTTAGTTACAATCTGTGTCGTTAAATTTTCAATCTCTGGTAAAGCCTTTTCTACGGCTAAAGGTACCGTTTTATCTTCGTTATTTATATTGCTTAATAGTTCTGTTACAGACATCTTTTCTAGATGATTGTAGTTAGAATCTTGCTCTGTTGTTTTTATAAAATTCATTGGTCAAAAATACAGAATTCCATACGAATCTTAAATGTTTTTGGGCGTTTTAACGGGCTTTACACTATATCTTTTTTATAATTTTATTTATGTAAGTAACTGCATAAGTAATATTAGTACATTGTTTAGTAACAAGAAGCTAACTCGCTAAATATAAAAAAGGATGCCGTTTCAATCCCTAACGCAGCGCCAATAACAGTACTAGACAGTTACTTTTTTTCTACCAAGCCTATGGTGTATGTATCTGTTTCTGCAATATGAAAATAGCCTAATGGAAAATTATCTTCGTTTGTAGTGTTAACAATATTACCTAATAATGATGAAGGAATAGATTGAAAAGGACCACCACCACTTTCTCCACTCTGACTAGATAAAATGGCAAAATAAGTGTAGTAATCTTTAGAGACTCCATACAATTTAATGTCAATTTCTTTAGGTAATTCCATCTTTTCATCTTCATAGAAATAAGAGAAATTATAATTAGAACCATTAAAATAGGTATCGTCTATATTTACAAAATTATTTTTATTAACCTTAAAAATGTAGTAATTTTCTTCATTTTCATTATCCGAAAATAAAATTTTCAACTCAATTTGATCCTCAGAAAAAAAAGTTTCATCACCTTGTGTAATGTTATCTATAACGGTAGATTTTATTTTGGTAGCTTTTCCTTTGTAGGTTTCATTATTGTAGATTACAGTTAATTCATATTCGGTATCATCCTCAGGAATAAAAGAATTTATTGGACTAAAACTTCCATTAGCATTTGTGTCTACAAAAGGAATTATGGTGTTAGTTGATAAGTTGGTTAAAGTAACAATTGCATTTGTAACAGTCGGAATTTCATCATCAAAATAATCTGCAGATAAACTAAGCTTTACATTCGTATTTGCAACAACAGGACTTTCACTAAAAAGTACTTCAAAAGAAGCATCAATAATTAATTTTGGTTCTATAGAGGGTACATCAATATCTACAACTTTCTCGCAACTTGCAAAAAGGATGATACATAAAACGATAATAATTTTTACATTTTTCATAAGAGTAATAGTACTTAAACCTTTCTAAGAGGTTTAGAATTTAAAATTATAAGTAACAGAAGGCACTAAGCCAAAAATAGAAGTTTGTATTGCTTCATTTCTATAAGTTTCACTATTCTGAGTAAAATTAATAGATGCTGCATTTTGGCGTCCGTACAGATTATAAACTCCAAAAACCCATTCTCCTTGCCATTTTCTATTCGCATTCTTTTCTGGAGTTAAGGTTGCAGAAATATCTAGTCTGTGATAGGCCGGTAACCTATCTGCATTTCTTCTATTATCATTGTAAATTGGCACATTTAAACCTTGGTATTCATATTGTCCAACAGGGTAATTTGTAGGTTGCCCTGTCTGAAAAACAAAGTTTGCATTAAACTTCCATTTTTTATTAAAGTCGTAACTTCCATTAATAGAAAAATCGTGTGTTTTGTCATAAGCAGTATTGTACCATTCTCCGTTATTAATACCAGGTTCTGCAGCTGTTCTACCAGGTGTTAATTGTTCAGATTTAGATAAGGTATAAGAAAACCAACCTTTAAATTTTCCTGCGTTTTTTTTAAGCAAAAACTCTAAGCCATAAGCTCTTGCTTTTCCGTTTAAAATTACCGTTTCAATTTCATTATTGGCAACCAAGTTAGCGCCGTTTATGTAATCTATTCTATTCTGAATGTCTTTATAAAAAACTTCTGTTTCTATAGAATAATCACCTTTTTTTAAAGTTTTAAAATACCCAACAGCATATTGATCTAAAAGTTGTGGTTTTATATATTTTCCACTAGGTGCCCAAACATCTAACGGAGTAGGGGAAGAGGTGTTAGATAATAAATGTAAATACTGTGCCATTCTGTTATAACTTCCTTTTATAGATGTATTGTCATCTAAAATATATGACATAGAAATTCTTGGCTCAAAGTTATTAAAACTGCTAATAACATCACTTCTTTTATATGATTCTGTGTCTGTAGCATCTGCAGATTCATATTTTTTAAACTCACTATTATAAAGTACAGCTTCATTATTTGCGTAAACATTTAGTTCATCTTGGCCTAGTCTTGTAAAATTACTAAAACGAAGTCCGTATTGCAACCTTAGCTTTTCACTTACTTTATGTTCTGCATCTAAATAGACTGCAAATTCGTTGGCATATTTATCAATTAATTTTTCAGGTAGAATTCCAGAATCCTCTCTGTTTGGTACAATTTCTCCAGGATTAAATTTGTTGTAGATGTTGTTTATACCATAACTCAATTTAAATTTATTATTGATGTAATGGTTAAAATCATATTTTAGGTTGTAGTTTGTTATACCAGAATCCCATTCAAAACCAACAAAATCTAGAGTTAATCCGTAAAAGTAATCAGAATAAATAACTGATAGGTTAGAGAATAGTTTATCAGAAAAAAGATGATTCCAACGTAAATTGGCAACTTTATTTCCATAAGTATTTACAAAATTATCACTAATTTCAAAAGCGTCTTTTCCAAAATAACCAGAAAAGAACACACTGTTTCTGTCATCAATTCTATAATTTATTTTGGTATTTAAATCATAAAAATATGCTTTGTTATCCATATCAAATAACGGTAAGAACAAATGTGCATAAGATGATCTACCACCCACTAAAAAAGAAATTTTTTCTTTTTTGATTGGTCCTTCAATTAATAATCTAGAGGATACCAAGCCAATTCCTCCAGTAACTTTAAATTCTTTACTGTTTCCTTCTTTCTGATAAATATCTAAAACAGAAGACAACCTACCTCCGTAATTTGCAGGAATTCCTCCTTTATATAATTTTACATCCTTTATTACATCTGGATTAAAAACGGAGAAGAAACCAAATAAATGTGATGAATTAAAAACAATTGCTTCGTCTAATAAAATTAAATTTTGATCTGCAGCACCACCTCTTACGTTAAAACCAGATGCGCCTTCTCCGGCGCTTGTTACTCCGGGTAGTAAGATTAAAGATTTTATAATATCTGCTTCTCCTAAGACTACAGGTATTTGTTTAATCGTTGCAGATGTAAGTCTGTTAACACTCATTTGTGGAGTTTTAACATTTAAGTTTTCTACATTTCCTTCTATGATAATTTCATCTAAACTTTCTGATTCTTCTTTTAAATTGAAATTTTTAATCTCTTTATCTTTTAGATTAATGGTTTCAATAATTGTAGAATACCCTAAGTAACTAACCTGTATTTTGTATGTACCTTCTGGGAGTGTAATGGAATAAAATCCATATTGATTGGTAGTAGTACCCGAGTTTAATTCTGGGAAATATATAGAAACACCAATTAAAGTTTCATTATTACTATTATCATAAATAGTACCACTAACAGTATGCTTTTCTTGGCTAAAAGCCGTAAAACTAAATAAGAGTAGTAGTAAAAGTGCTTTTTTAAAACGAAACATTTTGTTTAATGATTTAATTTGTAAAATAAAAATACGGTTCTAAAATTTAATATAAAGTGAATTCTATTTTTTTTATATAGGATTTATAAACAATAAAAGCCGATGTATAAACATCGGCTTTTATTAAAAATATTGTATTTAGAAGTCTAAATAGCGTTTAAAATAATATTTAAGGTAGCATTAGGTCTCATTGCAGCATCCGCTAAATTTTCGTTTGGTAAATAATAACCGCCCATTTCAACCGAGTCTCCTTGAATCTCGTTTAATTCAGCAACAATTTTAGATTCGTTATTCTTTAACTCTACAGCAACTTTAGAAAAAGTAGCTTTTAATTCAGCATC
Protein-coding regions in this window:
- a CDS encoding DUF6095 family protein; the protein is MSTNYNLLGKGLRNLSILLILFIASPVSLTMGFKALKKFNNTPQAYLSYLILFAAVIIIIFTLYFAFKTFNILLKAIFNN
- a CDS encoding DUF6695 family protein, encoding MSTDKTNGIIVILSYPDTVVRPAYWEPSSKIWPLIGIGSKHAVQAGHAALLLIKKDETEINYFDFGRYITSYTNGRVRSKETDPELLVSINAEFENAKLTNLKEILLWIEKHPEKTHGDGRLVASMHTEIDFEKANNYIFQLINEKEIPYGAFIKNGTNCARFVTDTIIASSSNKKIRKLLKRSNLLTPSPIGNVIKGNTDNLIHSIYNQKIEDYKNRSILKEYNTSFFNKFDIEPNLIGTEHPNKKVFELKKGTWLGGIGSGAWFKIEAQIDAETYSISRFDSEGTKDFYANFSIDKKCFNYLEEHQFMYPTNCKEAVIMQNNKLYILQINALNRF
- a CDS encoding DinB family protein, with the translated sequence MIEAIEKNLQRGISLLNTISNEQYSDNSVAPYYSSIGCHMRHILDVFSCILDGLETKSIYLNKRNRNELLELHTQLGIEYFNETIYKLKEINTLDLENTVLVTDDLGLGVKSVNYTLAAILMQAHSHAIHHFASIGYIIYQLGIELPDADFGFNPTTPKVTIERS
- a CDS encoding TonB-dependent receptor, with the translated sequence MFRFKKALLLLLLFSFTAFSQEKHTVSGTIYDNSNNETLIGVSIYFPELNSGTTTNQYGFYSITLPEGTYKIQVSYLGYSTIIETINLKDKEIKNFNLKEESESLDEIIIEGNVENLNVKTPQMSVNRLTSATIKQIPVVLGEADIIKSLILLPGVTSAGEGASGFNVRGGAADQNLILLDEAIVFNSSHLFGFFSVFNPDVIKDVKLYKGGIPANYGGRLSSVLDIYQKEGNSKEFKVTGGIGLVSSRLLIEGPIKKEKISFLVGGRSSYAHLFLPLFDMDNKAYFYDLNTKINYRIDDRNSVFFSGYFGKDAFEISDNFVNTYGNKVANLRWNHLFSDKLFSNLSVIYSDYFYGLTLDFVGFEWDSGITNYNLKYDFNHYINNKFKLSYGINNIYNKFNPGEIVPNREDSGILPEKLIDKYANEFAVYLDAEHKVSEKLRLQYGLRFSNFTRLGQDELNVYANNEAVLYNSEFKKYESADATDTESYKRSDVISSFNNFEPRISMSYILDDNTSIKGSYNRMAQYLHLLSNTSSPTPLDVWAPSGKYIKPQLLDQYAVGYFKTLKKGDYSIETEVFYKDIQNRIDYINGANLVANNEIETVILNGKARAYGLEFLLKKNAGKFKGWFSYTLSKSEQLTPGRTAAEPGINNGEWYNTAYDKTHDFSINGSYDFNKKWKFNANFVFQTGQPTNYPVGQYEYQGLNVPIYNDNRRNADRLPAYHRLDISATLTPEKNANRKWQGEWVFGVYNLYGRQNAASINFTQNSETYRNEAIQTSIFGLVPSVTYNFKF
- a CDS encoding DUF4249 family protein, encoding MKNVKIIIVLCIILFASCEKVVDIDVPSIEPKLIIDASFEVLFSESPVVANTNVKLSLSADYFDDEIPTVTNAIVTLTNLSTNTIIPFVDTNANGSFSPINSFIPEDDTEYELTVIYNNETYKGKATKIKSTVIDNITQGDETFFSEDQIELKILFSDNENEENYYIFKVNKNNFVNIDDTYFNGSNYNFSYFYEDEKMELPKEIDIKLYGVSKDYYTYFAILSSQSGESGGGPFQSIPSSLLGNIVNTTNEDNFPLGYFHIAETDTYTIGLVEKK
- the murQ gene encoding N-acetylmuramic acid 6-phosphate etherase; this translates as MNFIKTTEQDSNYNHLEKMSVTELLSNINNEDKTVPLAVEKALPEIENLTTQIVTKLQNGGRIFYLGAGTSGRLGVLDASECPPTFGVSPEMVVGIIAGGDTAIRNAVEFAEDSKNQGWLDLQAHHISSKDVVVGIAASGTTPYVISALEACNKNNIVTGCIACNKNSPLGNVAQFPIEVVVGPEFVTGSSRMKAGTAQKLVLNMLSTATMILLGKIKGNKMVDMQLSNKKLVERGEKMLVLELNIDQTEASALLTKYGNVRNVLKNYKNEY